A window from Fusarium musae strain F31 chromosome 8, whole genome shotgun sequence encodes these proteins:
- a CDS encoding hypothetical protein (EggNog:ENOG41~CAZy:GH145) has translation MANLKSLILLAAVSTVRATISPGSLITISTAVDATSGAAWWDPLDEYGGYDWLAYLRNPPGGAIADNNVMVARRSISDGTVSRDCVRDSDGECAIFADDLGHNTPSISVDGDGYVHVFTSMHNEPWKYFRSSQPYSSTLVNVSSDMPDQSVLITYPVIKRDADGNLWLIVRGQASGDGSARGGYFYKYTTSTKKWARISLWAYNKGYSVYPDDIAFSSDGDVHVQWEWSKYPASAVRHQGSYVRYRPSTNSFTSASGSTVSTPITQNTADIVYQPLTSGETYSGDINASPGPAFQSAKMALYERPSGTVHIQSAYRFKNSTSGTWQVRRATATYGTSNPWTREILYSDSETSAAIGITHDGTTARIYYSRSSASAFVLENVGGAGWTNTAIEPAVGKKVQRLQALMRSDGTDVLYLGAPTNVNSTTGSLYLLTVGGRT, from the coding sequence ATGGCAAATCTCAAATCTCTCATCCTTCTGGCTGCTGTTTCGACGGTACGCGCTACTATCAGCCCTGGTagtctcatcaccatctctaCAGCTGTCGATGCTACCAGTGGCGCTGCTTGGTGGGATCCTCTGGATGAGTATGGCGGCTACGACTGGCTTGCTTATCTGAGGAACCCTCCTGGTGGTGCTATTGCTGATAATAATGTCATGGTTGCGCGTCGCTCTATCTCAGATGGCACTGTCTCTCGCGACTGTGTCAGAGATTCAGACGGAGAGTGCGCTATCTTTGCGGATGATCTTGGACATAACACTCCTAGTATCAGCGTTGATGGCGATGGTTATGTCCATGTTTTCACGAGCATGCACAACGAGCCATGGAAGTACTTCCGCTCATCTCAGCCATACAGCAGCACTCTCGTCAACGTCAGCTCTGATATGCCTGATCAGAGTGTCCTCATCACATACCCTGTTATCAAGCGTGATGCTGACGGAAACCTGTGGCTGATCGTCCGCGGGCAAGCATCAGGCGATGGCTCTGCACGAGGAGGTTACTTCTATAAGTACACGACAAGCACCAAGAAGTGGGCCCGCATTAGTCTCTGGGCGTACAACAAGGGCTACTCCGTGTATCCTGATGACATTGCGTTTTCTTCGGACGGAGATGTTCATGTCCAGTGGGAATGGAGCAAATATCCCGCGTCTGCTGTGCGCCACCAGGGAAGCTATGTCCGCTATCGCCCATCTACCAACTCATTCACCTCTGCCTCTGGATCTACCGTTTCGACACCCATCACCCAAAACACCGCGGATATCGTGTATCAGCCTTTGACTTCAGGCGAGACATACAGTGGCGACATCAACGCATCGCCAGGCCCGGCTTTCCAAAGCGCAAAGATGGCATTGTACGAACGCCCCTCTGGTACCGTTCACATCCAGAGTGCCTACCGCTTCAAGAACTCAACTAGCGGAACATGGCAAGTTCGTCGCGCTACAGCCACATATGGCACTTCAAACCCTTGGACACGTGAGATTCTGTATAGTGATAGTGAGACCAGCGCTGCTATTGGTATCACTCATGACGGAACAACTGCTCGTATTTACTACAGTCGCTCTTCGGCCAGTGCTTTTGTCCTGGAGAATGTTGGCGGGGCTGGCTGGACTAATACTGCTATTGAGCCAGCAGTCGGCAAGAAGGTGCAGCGTCTTCAGGCTTTGATGAGGAGTGATGGAACGGATGTTTTGTACTTGGGGGCGCCGACGAATGTTAACTCGACGACTGGAAGCCTGTATCTTTTGACAGTTGGCGGCAGGACTTAG
- a CDS encoding hypothetical protein (EggNog:ENOG41), translating into MSYAEDGTIESISLMARNGRVTGLLGLPRPHGPLVAKIVEVGGGFPSEIIEQAAQALCIAGGTGIAPFIAMAAAQNCSRSTNDLKPSLICSIRGDDFGVIEYLWNHEMLYPRDWHVIRIFVTPGEETGGMASGKPQSWWHQRFKELLRDHSDSDIFRLGRMEKEGLEDFNKDTDGPVLFCGSKQLEWQVKMWFLGKKDIHCTER; encoded by the exons ATGTCT TATGCAGAGGATGGAACCATTGAGAGCATCTCTCTCATGGCCCGTAATGGCCGCGTTACCGGGCTGTTGGGACTCCCCAGACCGCATGGACCATTGGTTGCTAAGATTGTTGAGGTCGGTGGCGGATTTCCCTCTGAGATCATAGAGCAAGCCGCCCAAGCATTGTGCATTGCTGGCGGTACTGGTATCGCACCATTCATTGCTATGGCGGCGGCGCAAAACTGCAGCCGCAGTACCAATGACCTAAAGCCTAGTCTCATCTGCAGTATCCGTGGAGATGACTTTGGAGTCATAGAGTATCTCTGGAACCACGAGATGCTCTACCCGCGAGACTGGCATGTGATTCGCATTTTTGTGACGCCTGGAGAAGAAACTGGTGGGATGGCTTCCGGCAAGCCACAGAGCTGGTGGCATCAGCGCTTTAAGGAGCTCTTACGTGACCATAGCGACAGTGACATTTTCCGTCTTGGGAGAATGGAGAAAGAAGGCTTGGAggattttaataaagatacAGATGGACCAGTGCTCTTTTGTGGGAGCAAGCAATTGGAGTGGCAAGTCAAAATGTGGTTTCTTGGAAAGAAAGACATCCATTGTACGGAGAGATAG
- a CDS encoding hypothetical protein (EggNog:ENOG41~CAZy:PL1): MKLSSVLCGVFATLTVAFPKEYLSLATWGVEGYAKDNPIGITTGGKGGKTVTVTTAEELVAAVKGTEPKIVKLKGKVTLPSRLKVGSNTSLIGVGLTAHITGAGVDVYHGDNVILQNLKITHILDNDCITIRNSTRVWVDHNEFASDINQGPDHYDGQVDIIRASDWITVSWNYFHDHWKSSLVGNDATFRDLDFGHLHVTYHHNYWRNMGTRGPAGRFGHQHVYNNLYEDFLYQAIHSRSDNQVLVEGNVFRGNTSEALSTYGLVIPMDSPNTCTCGDEELDGYANLGAKNDWGKAGVNITQKGNFYKADYKYKLTPLKLVPTVAKLGAGVGRIW, translated from the exons atgaagctgtcCTCGGTTCTCTGCGGTGTCTTTGCGACTCTCACTGTTGCTTTTCCCAAGGAATACCTCAGTCTCGCGACTTGGGGTGTCGAGGGTTACGCGAAGGATAATCCCATTGGAATTACCACTGGTGGCAAGGGTGGAAAGACTGTTACTGTCACCACTGCTGAGGagcttgtcgctgctgtCAAGGGTACCGAGCCCAAGATCGTGaagctcaagggcaaggttactcttccttctcgtctCAAGGTCGGATCCAACACTTCTCTTATTGGTGTTGGATTGACAGCTCACATCActggtgctggtgtcgaTGTTTACCATGGAGACAATGTCATTCTGCAGAACTTGAAGATCACCCATATTTTGGATAATGATTGCATCACTATCCGAAACAGCACTCGCGTCTGGGTTGATCATAACGAGTTTGCTTCTGATATCAACCAAGGTCCTGATCACTAC GACGGGCAAGTCGATATCATCCGCGCCTCAGACTGGATCACCGTCTCGTGGAACTACTTCCACGACCACTGGAAGTCTTCCCTCGTTGGCAACGACGCTACCTTCCGCGATCTCGACTTCGGCCACCTCCACGTCACATACCATCACAACTACTGGCGCAACATGGGAACCCGTGGTCCTGCTGGTCGCTTTGGTCACCAACATGTGTACAACAACCTCTACGAGGACTTCCTTTACCAGGCTATCCACAGTCGATCCGATAACCAG GTTCTCGTCGAAGGCAACGTCTTCCGAGGCAACACCAGCGAGGCTCTGAGCACCTACGGTCTCGTCATCCCTATGGACTCTCCAAACACTTGCACTTGCGGTgacgaggagcttgatggctATGCCAACCTTGGAGCCA AGAACGATTGGGGCAAGGCTGGAGTTAACATTACACAGAAGGGTAACTTCTACAAGGCTGATTACAAGTACAAGTTGACTCCCCTCAAGCTTGTTCCCACCGTGGCCAAGCTTGGTGCGGGTGTTGGCAGGATCTGGTAA
- a CDS encoding hypothetical protein (EggNog:ENOG41), producing the protein MAPARISHDPVLRREPATQSRDFQLRTLNSDLCVCGGGFAGTIAAIAAARNGVSVILIQDRPVLGGNASSEVRLWILGATSHMFNNNRYAREGGLVDEILLENLYRNPEGNPLILDTILLEKVRLESNIQLFLNTALVGCDKDGDRISSVSAFNSQSSLKYTIQSQQFIDCTGDGTLSFLAGAPFRIGAEKRDEFNELFAPSSEYGHLLGHSIYFYTKDTGKPVKYIAPAYALKDVEGEIPRFKSFSTKEMGCNLWWIEYGGRLDTIHDTEQIKWELWKVVYGVWDYFKNSGRFPEAENLTLEWVGTIPGKRESRRFIGPTIMVQQDIVEQRYHSDAVSFGGWSLDLHPADGVFSEVDGCTQWHSKGVYQIPFSSMVCSEIPNLMYGGRIISASHVAFASTRVMATCGANANALGIAASLCKKQSVDPMELLVKSNMKNFQRELMRFGQFIPGYKLNDSEDLVRSASKIEGSSFELSQLPADGPPKVLVQSLAQMLPLSQGPVPTFSVTAMSVEDTVLTVQLRGSQKPYNYTPEVILAETKFSLVPGQNDLVIDFKVENPQTQYVFLSFFQNDSVALCTTKTRVSALMTVEHECTQSPPSDVGVDEFERWTPVRRPMGHNLALTLDPPLKAWGVENIRNGVPRPTKRANCWVPRADSSGRRILKIGWDTPIKVNKVVVHFDTDYDHALESVLRGHPERTIPFCVKKWRVLDLSSGELELYVEDENHLSRREVVLEASRTVKELGIEVLELNGDENAFGGIFEVRVYE; encoded by the exons ATGGCCCCTGCAAGGATATCCCACGACCCTGTCCTCCGTCGCGAGCCAGCAACTCAGAGCCGCGACTTTCAGCTCCGCACACTGAACTCAGACCTCTGTGTTTGCGGTGGAGGCTTCGCTGGTACAATCGCTGCCATTGCTGCCGCGAGAAATGGCGTGTCAGTCATTCTCATCCAGGATAGACCTGTTCTTGGAGGCAATGCTTCTAGTGAGGTCCGATTATGGATCCTTGGAGCTACATCGCATATGTTCAACAACAATCGCTATGCGAGAGAGGGcggtcttgttgatgagatcttACTCGAGAATCTGTACCGAAATCCTGAGGGTAATCCTCTGATTCTTGATACGATTCTTCTAGAGAAAGTGAGATTGGAGTCAAATATCCAACTGTTTCTGAACACAGCACTTGTTGGCTGCGACAAGGACGGAGATCGCATTAGCTCTGTCAGCGCATTCAACTCACAATCTTCTCTCAAATACACCATCCAATCTCAACAATTCATCGACTGCACCGGCGACGGCACACTCTCGTTCCTCGCCGGCGCCCCCTTCAGAATCGGCGCCGAAAAGCGCGATGAGTTCAACGAGCTCTTCGCGCCATCTTCCGAGTACGGCCATCTTCTGGGCCACTCCATCTACTTCTACACCAAAGACACCGGCAAGCCTGTCAAGTACATCGCACCAGCCTACGCTCTCAAAGATGTCGAAGGAGAAATTCCTcgcttcaagagcttcagcaCCAAGGAGATGGGCTGCAATCTCTGGTGGATTGAGTATGGTGGTAGACTTGATACTATCCATGATACGGAGCAGATCAAGTGGGAACTTTGGAAGGTTGTTTATGGAGTTTGGGATTATTTCAAGAATTCGGGGAGGTTTCCCGAGGCGGAGAATCTGACGCTTGAGTGGGTTGGGACTATCCCAGGAAAGAGGGAGAGTAGACGCTTCA TCGGTCCTACTATTATGGTGCAGCAGGACATTGTTGAGCAGCGCTATCACTCCGATGCTGTGTCATTTGGTGGCTGGTCTCTCGATCTGCATCCCGCTGATGGTGTCTTCTCCGAAGTCGACGGCTGCACTCAGTGGCACTCAAAGG GTGTCTACCAAATACCATTCTCCTCAATGGTCTGCTCCGAGATTCCCAATCTCATGTACGGAGGCCGCATCATATCAGCATCCCACGTCGCCTTCGCATCTACCCGTGTCATGGCAACGTGCGGAGCTAACGCCAACGCTTTGGGTATCGCTGCTTCTCTCTGTAAGAAGCAGAGCGTTGATCCCATGGAATTACTTGTCAAGAGTAACATGAAGAACTTCCAGCGAGAGCTCATGCGTTTTGGTCAATTCATCCCTGGTTATAAGCTCAACGACTCTGAAGATCTTGTTCGTTCAGCCTCCAAGATTGAGGGATCATCGTTTGAGTTATCGCAGCTCCCAGCTGATGGGCCACCAAAGGTCCTAGTCCAAAGTCTTGCGCAGATGCTCCCCCTCTCACAAGGACCTGTTCCTACCTTCTCCGTCACGGCCATGTCAGTCGAAGACACTGTGTTGACGGTTCAGCTTCGAGGGTCTCAGAAGCCTTACAACTACACGCCCGAGGTCATCCTGGCTGAGACCAAGTTTTCCCTGGTTCCAGGACAGAACGATCTCGTTATCGACTTCAAGGTTGAGAACCCTCAGACTCAATACGtcttcctctctttcttccagaACGATTCTGTAGCACTCTGCACCACCAAGACACGTGTATCAGCACTTATGACTGTCGAGCACGAATGCACTCAGAGCCCTCCTAGTgatgttggagttgatgagtTCGAACGCTGGACACCAGTTCGAAGGCCCATGGGCCACAACCTAGCGTTGACACTGGATCCACCTCTGAAGGCTTGGGGGGTCGAGAACATCCGCAATGGCGTTCCTCGGCCGACCAAGAGAGCCAACTGCTGGGTTCCTCGTGCTGACTCCTCTGGTAGGAGGATTCTCAAGATCGGTTGGGATACACcaatcaaggtcaacaaggtTGTCGTTCACTTTGACACAGACTATGATCATGCTCTCGAGTCAGTGTTGAGAGGTCACCCAGAGAGGACTATACCCTTCTGTGTCAAAAAGTGGCGTGTGCTGGACCTCTCTAGCGGAGAGCTAGAGCTGtatgttgaggatgagaatcACTTGTCGCGCCGAGAGGTTGTTCTCGAGGCGAGCAGGACGGTGAAGGAGCTTGGTATTGAGGTCCTGGAGCTGAATGGCGATGAGAATGCATTTGGTGGTATTTTCGAAGTCCGGGTGTACGAATAG
- a CDS encoding hypothetical protein (EggNog:ENOG41) has protein sequence MKFFTTALLSAAAVSGYSVYEVKDFTASCVPHSTFCNYEFKVIQSGSMETWKTPVHCSAHVQSANYLLPDVKDAKCEDSSRTFSVKRSKKGLTFSVSQPVSPISNTVGKHFIPNKQLWQSKEPNAEIQAYKGPKDFELNSTD, from the exons ATGAAGTTCTTCACTACCGCTCTTCTCTCCGCTGCCGCGGTCTCTGGCTACTCCGTCTACGAGGTCAAGGACTTCACCGCCAGCTGCGTCCCTCACAGCACCTTCTGCAA CTATGAGTTCAAGGTGATCCAGTCTGGAAGCATGGAGACCTGGAAGACCCCCGTCCACTGCTCCGCCCACGTCCAGTCCGCCAACTATCTCCTCCCTGACGTCAAGGACGCCAAGTGTGAGGACTCTTCTCGCACCTTCTCCGTCAAGCGCAGCAAGAAGGGCTTGACCTTCTCTGTCTCTCAGCCTGTCAGCCCCATCAGCAACACTGTTGGAAAGCACTTCATTCCCAACAAGCAGCTCTGGCAGTCTAAGGAGCCCAACGCTGAGATCCAAGCCTACAAGGGCCCTAAGGACTTCGAGCTCAACTCTACCGACTAA
- a CDS encoding hypothetical protein (EggNog:ENOG41) encodes MTPPPLTGPLCTRPSLTRDLRNLGLKPQDTVLVHCSLKSIGWINGGAEALAQALLDILTPEGTLVVPTHTSSNSDPSNWVNPPVPKEWWQSIRETRPAFNPQTTRSEHMGVLAETVRTWPGAVRSTHPHTSFAAIGAKAEFITHGHEVDSMLGEKSPLARLEELNAKVLLIGVGFDRCTCFHLAEYRVNSPKADISFAVAVNGTREWATVSDVSVNEEDFLELGKDFVKQNGVTKGQIGAANCHLFSLPQAVKFAEQWFLSNRTPTP; translated from the coding sequence ATGACGCCACCACCTCTGACCGGACCTTTATGCACCAGGCCATCTCTTACTCGGGACCTGCGAAACCTCGGCCTGAAACCACAAGATACGGTCCTGGTCCACTGCTCCCTTAAGAGCATAGGATGGATCAACGGCGGAGCTGAAGCTCTTGCCCAAGCTCTGCTCGATATCCTTACACCCGAAGGAACCCTCGTTGTTCCAACACACACCAGCAGCAACTCAGATCCATCGAATTGGGTCAACCCACCTGTGCCAAAAGAATGGTGGCAGTCTATTCGCGAAACCAGGCCTGCATTCAATCCCCAAACAACTCGAAGTGAACACATGGGTGTATTGGCCGAGACAGTGAGAACATGGCCAGGTGCAGTGAGAAGTACGCACCCTCATACTTCATTTGCTGCAATTGGTGCAAAGGCGGAGTTCATCACACACGGACATGAGGTGGATAGCATGCTGGGGGAAAAGAGTCCCCTAGCTCGTTTGGAAGAGCTGAACGCCAAAGTTTTACTCATCGGCGTTGGGTTCGATCGCTGCACTTGCTTTCATCTTGCAGAGTACAGAGTTAACTCACCAAAGGCTGATATCTCATTCGCAGTTGCAGTCAACGGAACTAGAGAATGGGCGACTGTATCAGACGTCAGTGTCAATGAGGAAGACTTTTTGGAACTGGGAAAGGATTTTGTTAAGCAAAATGGTGTGACGAAAGGTCAAATCGGTGCAGCAAACTGCCATTTGTTTTCTTTACCCCAGGCTGTCAAATTTGCTGAACAGTGGTTTCTGTCCAATCGAACACCAACTCCCTAG
- a CDS encoding hypothetical protein (EggNog:ENOG41) — protein sequence MIINIFRFLIGILGTIGICLVINKILNRIVLYKSSTTQSWDWGKEIVLITGGSGGIGSEMVDKFSRRSVKVVSFDIHPPKRALCTNAYFYKVDVTSPHSIHEAMEQVRRDIGDPTVLINNAGIALGKDILACTADQIKQMVQVNLLAHFWLVQELLPSMVKQKHGHVVTIASVASFITIASNIDYSCTKAALVAFHEGLTQDLKHRYNAKDVLTRSRTT from the exons ATGATTATAAACATCTTCAGATTCCTTATTGGAATTCTTGGTACTATTGGCATTtgcctcgtcatcaacaaaaTTCTGAACCGAATCGTGCTTTACAAATCATCCACCACGCAATCATGGGACTGGGGCAAGGAAATCGTGCTCATCACTGGTGGTAGTGGCGGCATCGGCTCTGAAATGGTCGATAAATTCTCCCGCAGAAGCGTCAAAGTTGTATCCTTTGACATACACCCACCAAAACGTGCACTCTGTACAAATGCCTATTTCTACAAAGTGGACGTCACTTCGCCACATAGCATACATGAAGCCATGGAACAAGTCCGTCGGGACATTGGAGATCCAACGGTCCTGATCAATAATGCTGGCATCGCCTTAGGCAAAGACATTCTTGCTTGCACTGCAGACCAGATCAAGCAGATGGTCCAGGTCAATCTGCTGGCGCACTTTTGGCTTGTGCAAGAACTGCTCCCATCCATGGTCAAGCAGAAGCACGGTCATGTCGTTACAATTGCTAGTGTGGCTAGCTTCATTACTATCGCAAGCAATATCGACTATAGCTGTACGAAGGCTGCGTTAGTAGCCTTCCATGAAGGCCTGACGCAAGATCTGAAGCATAGATATAACGCAAAAGATGTACTGACAAG GAGCCGAACGACGTAG
- a CDS encoding hypothetical protein (EggNog:ENOG41): protein MPKGDHYGMSPYEYRKSFQPCNGATPACGGCVKFGRQATCSLSTESPNRGRDYPTYLRQKIEAAQQRLSQHNARQNNDTSPSDTERSNRNESAETHQRSIIDSLIADIGALPIIACSYPSAAEGPTLSSLVLATASTNQLSSALRLTQANEVAPCLPKESTALGLAKHYFDQVYPRIPFFSIQGFWVQFEHVFSGVDPPRERGQDGPPQDPASVLTPSQDDLDRSSISHGYSYFTVLLVLGISASSLSRSADSVISTQAQRLFRTALTFRESAILPNTIIGVQSILFLIQFATLNPSLLDAWYLIGVGMRMCVDLGLHQDPQPPDSVATSLLETRRRLWWSMYSFDRSMSLGCGRPTEISDCAINVSLPTFKIETAATAVEVHGYLQRYRALQIQSEIYNRLNKSPESETGDAQSVYEQLSKKLGDWKDSSSQLPNKTLIESEWLMGRMLLLRPCRLLPRRSHDELGELWQAAVGFIAIYRRLVESNSIFYVQIACEKIYWTGLMAFYSYWQLRTSTAGDANSMRRLDIWMIVKDVMFILRALSERWDQGKLLCGRFDEVSTHILEVSEIHAGDGTTAALPLELQNLEQYTSLTVVWASGDKVDQSNEHALDTNELRHLVSEML from the exons ATGCCCAAGGGCGACCACTACGGAATGTCACCCTACGAGTATCGCAAATCTTTTCAGCCT TGCAACGGGGCAACTCCAGCATGCGGTGGATGCGTCAAGTTTGGCCGACAAGCAACATGTTCTCTCTCAACGGAATCGCCAAATCGCGGACGAGACTATCCAACTTATCTTCGACAAAAGATTGAAGCTGCCCAACAACGCCTCAGTCAGCACAACGCTAGACAGAACAATGATACTTCACCGTCAGATACTGAGCGGTCCAACCGGAATGAATCGGCAGAGACTCATCAACGATCTATCATCGATTCACTCATCGCAGACATCGGGGCGCTTCCTATCATAGCATGTTCATATCCATCAGCGGCAGAAGGTCCGACGCTATCTTCGCTTGTGTTAGCAACTGCAAGCACCAACCAACTCTCATCAGCCCTGCGATTAACCCAAGCCAATGAGGTTGCACCATGTTTACCGAAAGAGTCAACTGCCTTGGGCCTGGCAAAACACTATTTTGATCAGGTCTACCCACGAATACCTTTCTTCTCTATCCAAGGTTTCTGGGTGCAGTTCGAGCATGTCTTCTCTGGCGTAGATCCTCCCCGCGAACGCGGACAAGATGGCCCACCACAAGATCCAGCGAGTGTTCTAACACCGAGTCAAGATGATCTTGACCGCTCATCGATAAGCCATGGATACAGCTACTTCACTGTTCTGTTGGTTTTGGGTATATCTGCGTCGAGTCTATCACGAAGTGCTGATAGTGTGATATCAACGCAAGCCCAGAGACTATTTCGTACAGCATTGACGTTCCGCGAATCGGCAATTTTACCAAACACTATCATTGGTGTCCAGTCGATCTTATTCTTGATACAATTCGCTACTCTCAACCCATCATTGCTCGACGCATGGTATCTTATCGGTGTCGGCATGCGCATGTGCGTTGACCTTGGACTCCATCAGGATCCGCAGCCTCCCGACTCAGTCGCCACGAGTCTCTTGGAGACACGACGCCGTCTTTGGTGGAGCATGTATTCTTTCGACCGGTCCATGAGTTTGGGGTGTGGACGACCAACCGAGATATCTGACTGCGCTATCAACGTATCCCTGCCTACGTTCAAAATTGAGACGGCAGCAACAGCTGTCGAAGTTCACGGCTACCTACAGCGCTATCGTGCACTACAGATCCAATCAGAGATTTACAATCGCCTGAACAAATCTCCAGAATCTGAAACAGGTGATGCGCAGTCAGTTTATGAACAACTGAGCAAGAAGTTGGGTGATTGGAAAGACTCAAGTTCCCAGCTACCGAACAAGACACTTATCGAGAGTGAATGGTTGATGGGCCGTATGCTCCTTTTAAGACCCTGTAGATTGTTACCTCGACGGTcacatgatgagcttggtgaacTATGGCAAGCAGCTGTTGGGTTCATTGCGATATATCGCCGACTGGTGGAGTCCAACTCAATATTCTACGTGCAAATTGCCTGCGAGAAGATTTACTGGACTGGCCTTATGGCATTCTACAGCTACTGGCAACTCCGTACCAGCACCGCGGGCGATGCTAATTCCATGCGGCGTCTGGATATTTGGATGATTGTCAAAGACGTCATGTTCATCCTTCGAGCGTTAAGTGAGCGATGGGACCAGGGCAAACTTCTATGTGGGCGATTTGATGAAGTGAGCACTCATATTCTTGAGGTATCAGAAATTCATGCGGGAGATGGCACAACGGCTGCATTGCCTCTTGAGTTACAGAACTTAGAACAGTATACGAGCTTGACTGTCGTTTGGGCGTCGGGTGACAAAGTGGATCAGAGTAATGAACATGCGCTGGACACAAACGAGCTCCGGCATTTAGTGTCTGAGATGTTAtaa